TCCACTTCTATAACAGATGggcaaagaaaagaaagacgCCCGTCAACTTAGCCCCAAGGTATGTATATAGCAGACCTGTAGATTCCCTGCACGGGGTCCGTGCACGGGGCAGCGTGGccattttagtcaaaatggTCATGAACAGGACGGACGTTATCTGTGGTAGATGAGGAAAAACAGCAAGTGTGAATTCCTCAGTTGTACAGGGGCCAAATATGGTCATCTTCTTCAGTGTTAAGATCACTGACAACAATTGATTTCCAAAAACTAGATTATATGTAACATACATATAAACTGACTGTATGACTGCAAACTGACTGCACTCTGAGTGTTTTGAttcgtttttaatttttctctttttattctcATTGCCCTTTTTCCTTCTCCAGGGATACAAGGGCCACCACTGAGAAAGCAAAAGGTCCTAGTAGACGAAGCTCGCGAACAGACAAGGAACCTGAGGAGGAAGCATCCGACAATGGACAGAGAAAAAGAGCTGCTCGGCCCGGCTCAGCCTCATCGAACACAGGAAAAGGTACGGGTTAGATCTAATAATCTAAATGGATACAAATATGATATATGTTTACAGAACAAATgagttgtgaaatataaatgtatatatgtaaagtatatgtaaacatccATTGTAAATCTCATAGCTAATTTATCTTTTCTGTTTTCAAGACTCAAACACTGGAGCCAGTCCCACCCAGGCAAAACGAAGGAAGTCAAAGTAATAATGACACATGAATAAACCTGTGaattgtacattattttttgtCGTTTTCTGAACTTGTTTTATCTgctgtttttccttttgttcCAAGCAAGATAACCATGTACAGaacgtttttttctttctttctttttttttaatcatgataCTGTATTTTGTCTCTGGCTACTAGATGAGATCACCTTTAGAATTGTGtatgatgtgtttgtttgtcattgttttggtgtgactttttttattattattattattattaatattgatcaATTCTGGATTAATCATGTGATGCAGACTGAGAAGAGAATCAGGTCTGTAGtatcacaaatattataatGTGACAGAATCAGAATTTGTACTTTCCACCCCCTTGTCTTATATCTTTAATTAACTGTGCATTTCAGTACTGTCAGCACCTGTGTTCACCCATTTAGCCCCCGGATCACAtgcattaaactatttttacaaGTGTACACTTgacttgcttttgtttttgtcactaaacatgcaaataagagCCTTTTCAAAGTGATGCAAAATTTAGCAAGgcttaaaaacatcaaatatcaatgatcacaaatcagaatagatTTAAAGACAACACTTGTAAATTTCTAAAGAGTGCTAGCATATTTACTGCATGCTGTGCAATATACGCTGAATATTGTTACATGACCTCTGTGTGCTTTGTTGCGTGCATTAGCTAGTGGGTTTCAGTCTGTAACTGTCAAAAAGTAGTTCATTTATGGAAATTAGGCATTGATGCAGAGAATAatcagtctcttctgctcataaaggctgcatttatttgatcaaaaataggaaaaggaatatttttacaatttaaataacttaTATTTAGCTTCAAATGCAAGTTTTTGCAGCAAAATGTcaaatcaaaatgtttgtttacataatatgtgtgcatactgtgtatatttgttgtgtgtacgtatagatacacagatgtatatatttatatccgtataaatgacattatataaaaatattttaatatataaacaatgtttttcttaaatacacatatgcatgtgtgtatacataataaatatacacagtacacgtGTATATTACGTCAACAAAAACTTGTTTTGGATACGATTAATCGCGAGTTTGGCACCGCACAACAAACTTACAACAGACGATTGTGGGTAGCGTGGGAAATAAACATAAGTTTTACCATCATAATGCTTCTGAAACTAATATtttgaggggttttttttaattgtttaaaaaaaacgatGCTGCAAAATGGGCGGTCGCTTCATTTCGAACCATTTGATTCAGTCTGAACGAACCGATTCATTACAAGTGAATCGCAGATCCGAAAATCGAGTCGACACGTTGTCAGATTGACTCAGTTCTCAGGTGCAGTTAATTACCGTCATTAAAGAGAAGAAGTGTGAAACACACGTATAGAAAGGAAGCTTTTATCGTTGTGgaagtaatattttattcaagcTGCGTTTTAAATACTAGAGGTGTTTGATTCTTTATCAGTTGAGAAGCTGAAATTCACTTATTTTGGAGGAGATGATGGAGTTGGCTTTATATGACATGAACACAGGCCAGAGGTGTTCATATGATCAGATGTCTCTGGCGGAGATGCTGGAGGTTCAGGATCATCCAGTGAGTGAGGAGCAGGCCTGGGCTCTGTGTTATCAGCTCTGCTCCATACTCTCACATCCGTCCCGTGAACAAACGTGGAAAACGGCCGCAGATGCCGTGTTGTTGTCCCGAGACGGCAGCGTCTCTCTACGGCCGATGAACAGTACTGCCGGTAAGAGCACTGGTGAGCTGTGTAAAATAGAGAGCACTGCAAGAATATACATTTAGATTAtgatttttaacagtaaatgaACTTGTGTTTAAGATTGATGTGAAAGTGTAACATTTGTGTTTAATGGATTCAGTAAGCTGTCCACTCATTGCAAACAAAATCATTTACAGTAATTTACAGTACACTAATTAAAGTTTGAGGAATTACTCATATTTCTGTtaaaactagtgctgtcaaacaattaatcgccattaatcgcatccaaaataagtttttgtttacgtaatatgtttgtttctgtttatgtatataaaaatagacaagcatgaagtatgtttttaaaatatttacgtgtatttatattcatataagaTATACTTAAAGTAGgtctgtcaaacgattaatcatatacaaaaaagtttgagtttgcctaatgtgtgtttactgtgtaattattatctatatataataCAACAATGCAGTTTGTACAATAccaatgttttatgtttaaaaagcatttaaaaatatgcttttatttttgtttttcatgcagTAACAGAAAATTTTTCAATCTATGtctcatttttaattaacacacacacacgtctggtttattatctttgtggggactctccgtaggtgcagtggtttttatactgtccacactgtattttctatccccttaccctaaccctacccctaaacctaacccttacagaaaactttctgcatttttactttctcaaaaaatctcattctgtatgatttataagcttttgtacccatggggaccacaagccggtccccacaatgtcaaaaatttcaggttttactatccttgtggggacatttggtccccacaatgtagcaaaaacaagtacacacacacacacacacataaagtcTATGAGGCAAGGAACTgcactgaaaataaatttaaaaaaaaattcaaatcacaggtaaaatatggacaatgTGAATAATGACAAAGTGTGTCAACATGAAAATGAAAGAacaatttgtatataatttgtatatctGAGTGtaactatgtatatataaatacaaatacattcaagtatatatttaagaaatatttagtatatgtgtttattataatttttatataatttatattttatatattcatttttatgttgacGCACTTTGTCATTATTCacattgtacatattttacctgtgattttaatttttaattttattttttaaatttttttcctctttcagTGCAGTTCCTTGCCTCATAgactttttttatgtgtgtgtgtgtgtgtgtgataattaaaaatgagaCATGGATTGAAAATTTTTCTGTGGCTgcatggaaaacaaaaataaaagcatatttttaaaCGTGTcaaactgtatgtttttaaacatttgtatgtATGAACTGCATTGTTGTGTTGGTGAATCAATtaacaaatctgtttttgatGCCAGATTTGATCAAATGAGTccaatttgtaatttttgtcattttacctTCAAGTGTAATTTTCACATCATCAATACAATAAgaacaacacatttttattgtctCTTTCTGTAGGTAATTTCTGTGTGGTAGAGACAGAGGAACAGGTAGGTGATTATCTTTTCCTTTGATACATAATCATAAATTGTTCGTGCATGCGCCATTGAGAGCTGTCAATGTGTCTGTAGGCTGTTGAGTTTGTGGGCCGTCTCGTGTATTTGAGTCTGGACTGGGGTCTGGAGACGCAGGTGGAGCGTGAATTAAGCGAGACCTTAGAGATCCTGGTGTGTCAGATGACCAAAGTGAACCTCGGCCACCGTCAGCCCATCTGCAGCATCGCTGACGTCATCCACGTACTGAAATCATTCTTCTGCTCGTTCGTTCAGATGCCAAATAAGCCTTTGGTGTGAATGCATTAAAACATGAGTGCTTGGTGGCTTCTCTGTCAACTGTTTTCCCGACAGGTTTGTAAGGAGCGCCTGTACGATCCGAGTCAGGCCGCTAAACACTACAGGAACGTGTGTTCCAGCCTGTTCTCAGACACCGTTGAGTTGTGTCAGTATCTGCAGATCGTTCAACAGTCCAGGAAGGTGAGAAAGTTCATCAGCACATCTGTGCAGTTTTATAATGGAAGTAAATGGATTGTGAGTTAATGTTGTTCATCCTTGTAGGTCAGTTCTCTTGGTTCTTGTGGTGCAGACAAAAATTTTGCATTTAGTCCTGGTTCACTTAGCATTcacaatgtcatttttatgtgtgtgtgtatgtggtaATATAAATGACTGTTTATGGACTCCACTAACAGAGCAGTTGtaccaatttattttaattttctgttttaattggACCAATtatgacaagtgtgaacatgCAGTACATAAGATTTTTCAACATATggtgtttttagtgttttgtatataatgtgtatataaatatttcttttatctTTTCCCCTCTCTCAGAGTCTGCAGAAATTATTTGAATCAGAGACCCAGCTGGTTGCACAGGTGACAACAGACTGGGTAAGCAGCACAGCAATCATCACATCAAAAAAGTCCACTTTGTCAGTCCAGAAAAGTTACaagtaaatataacaataaatttCACATTGACTATATGTTCCTGGTGGATTCTTACAAAGAAATATGAGTCTCAGTCGatgccaatagccttgtggtccGAGCTGACATATAGGGCCATTGCGCTGCAGGCGACctgagttcgaatcctggcttTTGCACCTTTCCTGATAATtttctcccactttgcttcctctCCAACTACACTGTCcaatgtaaataaaagcataaaaacgccaaaaataaatcttaaaaaaaaaagaaagaaatatgagTCCCATTAAGTTGAAgatttaatattacatgaagATTGTTTCGCATTGTAACAGTTTTCATGATATGTAAGCACATTTTGTGCTTTATCAGCTCATTTCTATATTGGCTTGCATCCTGTTCTAACACGActagtttttattaaaaccaaCATTAAATTCAGTACAATAAGTAGTCACTGTATATTTTTCAGCAGTGAATACTGTATATTTGTCATCTCacattgcaaaacaaaaaacaaaacaaaaaaaagatcaaattttcttcatacactgctgttcaaaaggatcagttatatattattttatttatttatttttaaataagtctcctctgctcatgtttattttattaaaaaataatggaaaaaatttcatcctgtgatgcaaagcagaattttcagcatcattactccagtcttcagtgtcactgaaccttcagaaatcattctaatatactgatttatcaatgttggaaacggttgtgctgcttaatacatTTTTGGACCTTtgactttttcaggattctttgaacaaaatgttaaaaagaacagcatttatttaaaatggagaTCATTTGTTACAATATACACTGAAGTTCAAAGTTTAACGTCAgtaatttttctttgtttgaaagaaattaaaggagaagtccacttccagaagaacaatttacagattatttactcacccctttgtcgtccaagatgttcatgtctttctttcttcagtcataaagaatttatttattttattttttttgaggaaaacatttcaggatttttctgcatataatggactgatatggtgccccgagtttgcacttccaaaatatagtttaaatgcagcttcaaacgatcccagctgaggaagaagggtcttatctagtgaaatgatcagttatttttataaaaatacaatttaaataatttttaattttgaacatgtcagttagtgtatgtcgaaaaactcccatctcatgttctccctcaacttcagaatcgtcctatatcgctgttttaccttttttgttaagggtgtttgatcttttttgcatgttcactttgcaaacactgtgtcggtacttctgcagcgatgtaggatgattttgaaatgatttttgaagttgagggagaaaatacgattggagttttttgacataccctaactgtcttgagtcagaatacacagagttcatggagaggaAGGCAAGACgtgtgtttgagattaaaaagtatttcatctttttttttttttttttttttttttttaatgaaaataaccgatcgtttcgctagataagacccttcttcctcaactgggatcatttacaaccgcattcgGGGTCGTTTGAAGCCGCTGAAAcgttgaacatcttggatgacaaggcggtgagtacattgtgtaaattgttgttttgcaagtggacatctcctttaatacttttgttcagcaaggatgtgttaaatttaaTAATGATTGTTAGTAAAGACCTGCATTGTTTAGAAGAAGAATTCTATTTCGAGTCATGTGTGTTTTGTGGACTGTAGGTGTCTTCATGGAGGCATCTGGTGGATGAGTTGAGCAGAGGTGTGGTGCTGCGGCCGCTAGCAAAGAGACTAAATGCTGTCACTAAATGCCCACTGCCTGCGGAGACTCCTCCGTTTAACCAGCTCTTGCGAGACATCCAGTGTAGACGCTACACACTGCGGAAAGTTCATGTAAGTATACAGTCAGGGattgttcatattttttttcttatgtcaGTATATGCTTATGATTTCAGTGAAGCTTTATTAGATTGATTGTCTGTTGTCTGAATGTGTGTTCCTGTGTTTGTAGGATGTAGGAGATGGCAAAAGAAAACTAGACCCTCACCAGACTCTTCTAGAGTTCATCCGCTCACGGCCAAAGTTGCGACCGGTGAGAATTTGCATTTGgaagtcaagccaagttgcaaGGAAAAATAACTAACTTTTTCCTTAACTTAAAATTGACACTGTGTGGCCACATGTCATTTAAAGACAAATTTGACCTTCTGATGTATTCATTCTGTATTGCcagtttatttaaagtttacttGTGCAAGATCACATTTCTCAGCTAACTTTGAGAAAGCCTTTGGTTCccatagatttttttgttttccttttcctCAGGCATCAGAGCGTAAGATAGGCCTGAAGCCCAAAGAGCAGATCAGTCTGCACGAGTTACTCATGGAGGAGATTCGCTCGACTGACCACTGCAAACGCCTGGCACACAGCATGGAGCCAAACTATAAACGTACAGAAACTTTAGTCTGAAACTCTAGGCTTTAATGTTACTACTTTGTTCACAAAGCAATAGTGAATTTATTTAGCAGTATCGTGGCTTTTTCTGTAACTTCTGAATTTTTAAGTCCctgataaatttaatttaaacagcaGATGGCTTGACTATTAATAAAGAAGCTGAAGACCCATCTTTTCTGAAGTCAGCTCCTCACAGGATACATTCAGATGTATGTGACCTTTTCAGATTTCTACCAGCACTC
Above is a window of Labeo rohita strain BAU-BD-2019 chromosome 23, IGBB_LRoh.1.0, whole genome shotgun sequence DNA encoding:
- the zgc:114123 gene encoding protein spire homolog 1 isoform X1, translated to MMELALYDMNTGQRCSYDQMSLAEMLEVQDHPVSEEQAWALCYQLCSILSHPSREQTWKTAADAVLLSRDGSVSLRPMNSTAGNFCVVETEEQAVEFVGRLVYLSLDWGLETQVERELSETLEILVCQMTKVNLGHRQPICSIADVIHVCKERLYDPSQAAKHYRNVCSSLFSDTVELCQYLQIVQQSRKSLQKLFESETQLVAQVTTDWVSSWRHLVDELSRGVVLRPLAKRLNAVTKCPLPAETPPFNQLLRDIQCRRYTLRKVHDVGDGKRKLDPHQTLLEFIRSRPKLRPASERKIGLKPKEQISLHELLMEEIRSTDHCKRLAHSMEPNYKPDGLTINKEAEDPSFLKSAPHRIHSDEAVSSGNDVQDASFTDFRLCTGKRRTRSFASNRDLFKVVKSSNKGSVLKTIVDVMKMHSFEEKGDVKDMSCERYRDWRVCSCCAMRSLYFTWHNTCSLCRRVVCPGCCIEMRLPSKRCVNLPLSFFKQIVMKDGEQSQRNFWNERWSWNSAWIPLVLVSCGSGSTSVHTLATRDWYSQDICVLCQKDLLQACDSLLSSCPVTDTQEI
- the zgc:114123 gene encoding protein spire homolog 1 isoform X2; translated protein: MMELALYDMNTGQRCSYDQMSLAEMLEVQDHPVSEEQAWALCYQLCSILSHPSREQTWKTAADAVLLSRDGSVSLRPMNSTAGNFCVVETEEQAVEFVGRLVYLSLDWGLETQVERELSETLEILVCQMTKVNLGHRQPICSIADVIHVCKERLYDPSQAAKHYRNVCSSLFSDTVELCQYLQIVQQSRKSLQKLFESETQLVAQVTTDWVSSWRHLVDELSRGVVLRPLAKRLNAVTKCPLPAETPPFNQLLRDIQCRRYTLRKVHDVGDGKRKLDPHQTLLEFIRSRPKLRPASERKIGLKPKEQISLHELLMEEIRSTDHCKRLAHSMEPNYKHGLTINKEAEDPSFLKSAPHRIHSDEAVSSGNDVQDASFTDFRLCTGKRRTRSFASNRDLFKVVKSSNKGSVLKTIVDVMKMHSFEEKGDVKDMSCERYRDWRVCSCCAMRSLYFTWHNTCSLCRRVVCPGCCIEMRLPSKRCVNLPLSFFKQIVMKDGEQSQRNFWNERWSWNSAWIPLVLVSCGSGSTSVHTLATRDWYSQDICVLCQKDLLQACDSLLSSCPVTDTQEI